A stretch of the Zeugodacus cucurbitae isolate PBARC_wt_2022May chromosome 6, idZeuCucr1.2, whole genome shotgun sequence genome encodes the following:
- the LOC105215114 gene encoding uncharacterized protein LOC105215114 isoform X2 encodes MCNKTNPCTIRVPEEVPEPTPIILKDNELFRPNNNETKIEDGKSITLFCAGRGNKIVILNQAKVTLTCKDGKFRHEKKEYNLKEMKCNDVPDSELRETRKACANGAGEFYEVGFTYENKFLEILTICFNKATQRTIYSRNIIKRNVEKVRMRRACNTPPFKNIGMNFQPNEFYKVENQTMHFENLFGRNQKFLVSNITRFLARGHLAPNADFTFCYEQFATFYFANCAPEWQQVNAGNWAKVEKATRQLAINTDILTFTGTFDILKLRMPNTPMFTEIYLDHAKQLAAPKWYYKVVHNPNWKIKIVFVTLNNPYNTVGEEVEFCKNICREYGLDSRFYDNVNRGYTFCCELEDFWKNAGISTSETQKFYDLPPWWHYK; translated from the exons CCAACCCATGTACTATTCGAGTGCCGGAGGAGGTGCCGGAACCAACGccaataattttgaaagatAACGAGTTGTTCAGACCTAATAATAACGAAACTAAAATTGAAGATGGAAAGAGTATAACGCTGTTTTGCGCTGGTCGAGGTAATAAAATAGTAATCCTAAATCAAGCAAAAGTCACATTGACCTGCAAAGATGGTAAATTTCGGCatgaaaaaaaagaatacaacttaaaagaaatgaaatgcaacGACGTACCGGACTCTGAGTTAAGGGAAACACGCAAAGCTTGTGCTAACGGTGCTGGCGAATTCTACGAAGTGGGTTTTACGTACGAAAACAAATTTCTCGAGATCCTTACAATATGCTTTAATAAAGCCACGCAGCGTACGATTTACTCAcgtaatattattaaaagaaatgtggaaaagg TTAGAATGAGACGGGCTTGCAATACTCCTCCTTTTAAAAACATTGGTATGAACTTTCAACCAAACGAGTTCTATAAAGTCGAGAATCAAACAATGCACTTCGAAAATCTTTTTGGTCGCAACCAAAAGTTTCTGGTTAGCAACATAACACGTTTCTTAGCGCGTGGTCATCTAGCACCAAATGCGGATTTCACTTTTTGTTACGAACAGTTTGCCACTTTCTATTTTGCGAATTGTGCTCCTGAGTGGCAGCAGGTGAACGCCGGGAATTGGGCAAAAGTGGAGAAAGCCACGCGCCAACTCGCCATCAATACCGATATATTGACATTCACCGGTACTTTCGATATATTAAAGTTGCGAATGCCAAATACCCCTATGTTCACTGAAATTTATTTGGATCATGCTAAACAGCTTGCTGCGCCGAAATGGTACTATAAAGTGGTGCACAATCCTAATTGGAAAATTAAGATCGTCTTTGTCACTTTGAATAATCCATACAATACTGTTGGTGAAGAAGTGgagttttgtaaaaatatttgtcgAGAGTATGGTTTGGATTCCCGCTTCTATGATAATGTTAATCGTGGTTATACATTTTGTTGCGAATTAGaagatttttggaaaaatgctgGGATAAGTACATCGGAgacacaaaaattttatgatttgcCACCATGGTGGCATTATAAGTAG
- the LOC105215114 gene encoding uncharacterized protein LOC105215114 isoform X1 has translation MSKLWQLLPFYLVLSSVYANPCTIRVPEEVPEPTPIILKDNELFRPNNNETKIEDGKSITLFCAGRGNKIVILNQAKVTLTCKDGKFRHEKKEYNLKEMKCNDVPDSELRETRKACANGAGEFYEVGFTYENKFLEILTICFNKATQRTIYSRNIIKRNVEKVRMRRACNTPPFKNIGMNFQPNEFYKVENQTMHFENLFGRNQKFLVSNITRFLARGHLAPNADFTFCYEQFATFYFANCAPEWQQVNAGNWAKVEKATRQLAINTDILTFTGTFDILKLRMPNTPMFTEIYLDHAKQLAAPKWYYKVVHNPNWKIKIVFVTLNNPYNTVGEEVEFCKNICREYGLDSRFYDNVNRGYTFCCELEDFWKNAGISTSETQKFYDLPPWWHYK, from the exons CCAACCCATGTACTATTCGAGTGCCGGAGGAGGTGCCGGAACCAACGccaataattttgaaagatAACGAGTTGTTCAGACCTAATAATAACGAAACTAAAATTGAAGATGGAAAGAGTATAACGCTGTTTTGCGCTGGTCGAGGTAATAAAATAGTAATCCTAAATCAAGCAAAAGTCACATTGACCTGCAAAGATGGTAAATTTCGGCatgaaaaaaaagaatacaacttaaaagaaatgaaatgcaacGACGTACCGGACTCTGAGTTAAGGGAAACACGCAAAGCTTGTGCTAACGGTGCTGGCGAATTCTACGAAGTGGGTTTTACGTACGAAAACAAATTTCTCGAGATCCTTACAATATGCTTTAATAAAGCCACGCAGCGTACGATTTACTCAcgtaatattattaaaagaaatgtggaaaagg TTAGAATGAGACGGGCTTGCAATACTCCTCCTTTTAAAAACATTGGTATGAACTTTCAACCAAACGAGTTCTATAAAGTCGAGAATCAAACAATGCACTTCGAAAATCTTTTTGGTCGCAACCAAAAGTTTCTGGTTAGCAACATAACACGTTTCTTAGCGCGTGGTCATCTAGCACCAAATGCGGATTTCACTTTTTGTTACGAACAGTTTGCCACTTTCTATTTTGCGAATTGTGCTCCTGAGTGGCAGCAGGTGAACGCCGGGAATTGGGCAAAAGTGGAGAAAGCCACGCGCCAACTCGCCATCAATACCGATATATTGACATTCACCGGTACTTTCGATATATTAAAGTTGCGAATGCCAAATACCCCTATGTTCACTGAAATTTATTTGGATCATGCTAAACAGCTTGCTGCGCCGAAATGGTACTATAAAGTGGTGCACAATCCTAATTGGAAAATTAAGATCGTCTTTGTCACTTTGAATAATCCATACAATACTGTTGGTGAAGAAGTGgagttttgtaaaaatatttgtcgAGAGTATGGTTTGGATTCCCGCTTCTATGATAATGTTAATCGTGGTTATACATTTTGTTGCGAATTAGaagatttttggaaaaatgctgGGATAAGTACATCGGAgacacaaaaattttatgatttgcCACCATGGTGGCATTATAAGTAG